The sequence tctctctctctctctctgtgtctctcatgaataaataaataaaaatcttaaaaaacaacaacaaggtTTTCTGCTCCCACAGTCTACTGTGGGTCCCCTCACAATTCTCTCAGGCCCCATTGCATCTGCCATGTTCACTTGTCATGGTCTGTAATGACACCATCCTTGTCTGATGACTGTAAGTCAGTGAGAGCAAAATTGTGTTTCATTCATTGACCATCATGACCCTGGTGACTACTGGCTCAGTATCAGGTACACAGCAGACACGGAATATacactgtgtgtatgtatgagtaTGAGTGTATGCCTATGTGTACATGCAAAAAGATGTAAGGGTACTCCAAGCTGGTGGCCCGTGAAACAAAGTATAGACTAGAGTCTGCCCCATGGTGACACTTTCTAGTGACTTTAGCCGAGCCTCTGAGTCTGGTTCTGCAGTGGGGAGGCAATATGGCGTCATGGAGAGGACATGGGACTTAGAGGCAGAAAACCAGggtttgagggacgcctgggtggctcaatggttgagcctgccttcagcccagagcatgatcctggagaccctggatcgagtcccacatcaggctccctgcatggagcctgcttctccctctgcctgtgtctctgcctctctctctctgtgtctctcataaataaataaataaaatgttaaagaaaagaaaagaagggcagccctggtggcgcagcggtttggcgctgcctgcagcctggggtatgatcctggtgacccgggatcgagtcccacatcaggctccctgtgtggagcctgcttctccctctgcctgtgtctctgcctctctctctgtgtatatgaataaataaataaaatgttaaaaaaaaaaaaaaagaaaagaaaaaaccagggtttgagtcccagctctgccagtgCTTAGCTGTAATCATTAAACAAgtctgtctctgggcctcagttttctctatCTGTAAGAAGGGactgatgttaaaaaaaagaaaccaacaatagagggatccctgggcagctcagcggtttagcgcctgcctttggcccagggcatgatcctggggtctcaggatcgagtcccgcatcatgctccctacgtggagcctgcttctccatctgcctgtgtctctgcctctttctctctctgtgtctatcatgaataaatgaataaaatctttttaaaaatcaacaataatagtaataccCATGTCCGGTGGCTGGAAATGACACTGGACTAATGTCAGGGATATAAAGCAACTTGTCCTTAGCAGGCATAGTGGGAGCAAGTTGTGCTctgggaatgtgtgtgtgaggAGGAGGAATCAGTCCCTAGTCCATCAGCCTGGAGCGTCTACCACGTGGGAAGCCCTAGAATAATGGTCCCCCAAAATATCAATCCCTGAAACCTAcaaatgttaccttatatggtaAAATCCTTACAGATGTGATTTCATTTAAGATCTTGAGATGGGTGGTTATCCTGAATTATTTGGGTCCATCCAACAAAATCTGATAGCTTGaaacatcagaaatttattttctcatacttCGGAAGCCAGAGGTTTAAAATCAGTGCAAAGTCAGGATGTTGCCAGGACTGTCCTCTCTCCAGAGGCTTTAGGGCAAGAATGAGTCCCTtccctcttccagcttctggtggctgctagtgtcccttggcttgtggcctcatcactccagtctctgcctctttggtCACAGGGCCTTCTCCTCTTCTATCTGTGTCAAATCTCTCTGGGCCCCCCTCTTATAAGACACTTTGATTGCACTTAGGACCCACCCGAATAATTCAGGATAACCCCCCATCTCAAGATCTTAAATCTGATGTTTCAAGCTCTCAGATTTTGTTGGTCATTTACTACAGCAGCCACATGAAACTAGCACAGTTTGTTAACTCACCAAATCACCCAGCAAGCCcctactgggtgccaggcatggtgctagCCAAGGCCATACACAGTGAATAGATCAGACAAGGCCATGCCTCCCGGGGCTGACAGTGTACCAGGGGCAGGGAACAGTGAGCACGTAGGTAACAGACACCACTCCTTGGCTGCGTGCCAGGCATCATCATCCGTGCCTCCTGTGTGTGAGCTAAATTCATCCTCACAACCTACAACCATATGTAGGtactgttattcccattttatggatgtggaaactgagacacagagaggctccCTTGAAGCCACATAGACCATAAATGGGAGAACCGGTGTTTGCGCTCAGAGCCTTGGCTCTAAATCATCTTTTGTTAGATGATAAGACCTATGAGACGATCACTGCAAAGAGTGCTGTGAAGGTAGTAGATAGGGTGGGGGGCTAGTttaggggagcagggaagggtcTCTGTGGGGAGGTGATGGTTGAGCCGAGGCCTGAAACATAAGGGGAGTCAGCCTCAGGGGAGGTTGGAAGGAAGGGAGTTGCCCACCTGGTGCCCTGCGGTGGGGATGAGCTCAGAGGGACCCGGAAAACAGGAAGCAGGTGCTGGCTCTGGGGGACAGGGTGTAGAGAAGGCCAGGGCCAGCAGCATCTCCGCGGGAAGCTGCGGGTAGGTGAGGCGGAGAAGGCGAAGGGCTCCCCTGCTGATCTTGATCGCCCCACCCTAGGCATGTCCGAGCGCGAGCGGCAAGTAATGAAGAAGCTCAAGGAGGTGGTGGACAAGCAGCGCGACGAGATCCGCGCCAAGGACCGGGAGCTCGGTCTGAAGAATGAGGATGTCGAGGCTGTAAGTGACGAGCCCCCGACCCCACATCCACCCTCCCAACCAGGAGATACCAACAGGGAGATCAGATCCTCCCCACGAACagttccccttctctcccttggTCTCGTCCTGTGGGGTGGGGGTTCCTGCACGAAGTCTGGCAGCTTCCACACTGGAGCCGCAGCTGTGGGGAGGACCCTCAGCTGAGTCTGCATTGTAACAGCAGGGGGAGGTCAGGGCACTGCCCTGCTTCTTCTACACCTTGGGGAGATGCCAAGACCCAGCCAGGCTTTGTTCTGACCCTGCAGCTTCCTCTAACCCACCATCTTCGTGCCCTTCTCTGAGCAGGCCAGCATGGTCCAGTCTGCTTCAGGAACCCATACGGTGTCTCCACCTGAGTTAGAAAAAGACACTCCTTTCTCAAGGCATGTTACTTCCATCTGTTGGGAAATCATCATGATACACTGACAAAACACTTACCTTCCATCTGTCATAATCGTCATAGTAAATATACAAATTGCCCATCCCTTGCGTCAACAGTTATAAGAATGTGAACAAACTTCAAACAAATCATGATGTCTCTAATATGATGGCATGCCTGTAGAGGATTTGCCCTTGTGCAGTCCACAACATGAGCTACTGTATGCAGCAGCCCCATaaatggcttttctctttctccagctgcagcagcagcagactCGGCTGATGAAGATCAACCACGACCTCCGGCACCGTGTCACAGTGGTGGAGGCCCAGGGGAAGGCCCTGATTGAACAGAAGGTAGAACTAGAGGCAGATCTGCAAACCAAGGAACAGGAGATGGGCAGCCTGCGGGCAGAGCTTGGGAAGCTGAGAGAGAGGCTGCAGGGCGAACTCAGCCAGAATGGGGAGGAGGAGCCCCAGGTAAGTGGGAAGACAGCGCTGAAGCAAAATGGAAAGGTAGGGCTATGAGCTGGCTCGAGGTGGGCAAGGCTGCTTTGTTTCCCCCATTACACTTGAGGGGTGTAGGAGGAACCTGGGAGGAGGTATGCTGTGTAGTTAACTGCGTGGGCCCTAGAGCTGGTCTGCCTTGGTTCAGATCTAGCCTGTTACTACCTCTATGACTTTGGATAAATTATTTAGCTTTTTCTGTGGCTCAGTTTCCGTGTGTCTaagatgggaataataatagtacttaacCCTAGATTataatgagaattaaatgagttaacccatttatttttttaaaatcttttttatcttttttttaaagattttattcatgagagagagagagagagagagagagagagagagggagaagcaggctccatgcagggagcctgacatgagactcattcctgggtctccaggatcaggacctgggctgaaggtggcactaaaccgctgagccacccaggctgcccagagttAATTCATTTAAAGCGTTAGCTGTTGTTATCATTACCATTATCATCTGGAGGAGTCAAAAAGGCTTTTCTAAGGAGGTGATTAAAAGAATGAGAGTAAACGAACGGGGAGTGGGAAtggcacatgcaaaggccctgtggtaggaGAAATTGTAGTGCAATCAAGGTAGGATAAAAAGGCAAGAATGGCTGCTATGCAGTGTAAGGGGGAGGAAGAAGTTTGGAATGAGGTCAGAGAGATGAGGCAGGGGCCAGTCCTGTAGATCAGGTAGACCACAGAGCAGAGTGTGGTCTTCTACCTCAGAGCACTGTGCTGAGTACTATTGAGGTTCAAAGAGTTAACAACCCAATGCAGGAGACAGACTTGGATACCCTCAGCCACACTTAAGGTGGAAAGGGATTGTCTTAGTGGTAAGAGATTGTCTTTGTCTGGGTTCCTTGGAACAGAgcttgagaaaaggaaaataggaaggaGGTTTATGTGGATGATGATCCCAAAGATCAGAGGCCTGagacagggaagaaggagaagtgaATTTGAGTGTGTGTTACTGAGGTTGCAGTGGGAATTCAGTCCTGCTGGGATCTCTCAGAAGCATGTAGAACATGTCCCAGAACCGTCTTTCTGGAGCAGAAAGACTTGGAGCATTTATCCACATGCACCTGCCCCTGATTAGCTAAGGGTGGCTCCTGGGGGTGTTATCTCCCTGACATTCCTGGGCAGAACTTACAGAGCAGACCTCAGGGCACGAGTGGAAAGATACCCAGTGTgtgcctgacatggggccctGTCCACATGGGTGGGGCTGCACCACACCTGCAACTATAATCCAGATGGGCCCAGGGCTGCGACACAGGGTGCCAGAGGTGTCTCACCCATAAACAAGCCCCCCCCCAGGGGGTGTGCCAGCGACAGAGAGATAGAACAGTTAAGTCTGATGGGGGTGGCATGCAGTTTCATGGCAGAGTTGTTCCTTTGGCTGAATGTGTGTGAACAatgctgagattttgataggtAGATGTAGAGGGTAGATGTGCTGCTTCAGAAAAACACAGTGGACTCTTAGGAAAAAGCTTAGGGCTTATGCTTTTTTCCAGCAGATGTTTTTTGACTGTTTCAGGTttgcaggcactgtgctagtttCTTGGGTTGCAGGTGGAAGAGGTAAGCCAGATGAGCTCACCATCAGGTTGACTCAAGTGCCAGCACAGTTGTTAGGTATCTTATGAATTCAGGCCAGACATTTCTAGGCTCTCTGCAGGACAGGAACCTGGGATACAGTTAGGGAGGTAAGGGAAAGAagtcttaaaatcttaaaagggagAGGTTAGGGCTTATTTTTTGGCTAAAAGTGACAGAAGCCTAAATTGAAGTggtttaaggatttttttttaaaaagtgggatttTGGGTTGTATAGCTAAAAGATTTGAATTAAGGATGGCTTCAGGTATAGCTGATTCCAGGTGCCCAAATGATGCCATCAGATCTCTCACCTTTGCTTTCCTCTGTGTTGGTGTTGTTCTCAGGCAGGCTCTTGTGGCCTGAGGTCTAGAACATGCATGGTGTCCATTCTTGAGTCATATGGCTACCCCTTGTGTGCCCGTCCATGCCAGCAGAGTGGAAGTGGGGCCAGCAGAGTTTCTCCAGAGGACACCTGCAAGGACTCAGCCAGGAAAAGTACAAAAACAGATGCAGGGCAGGCAGCTATGGCAGCTGTCGTCTGTAGCGCCCAGAATGCCACACGGAGTGGTGGGGAATGTGGATCCCTCCACAGGGTTCAGAAGGGGAGTGATAGGATGAGCTCTGAGTTGATGGAGGACAGTTTGATCAAGAGGGAGCTGAGCACAGACATGGCTGTAGGGAGCCCTTTGCAATAGTCCAGACAAGGAAGGCGAGGGCTGGACCGAGTCTATGGCAGTGGGATGAAGGGGATGAGGCAGATGCCAAAAACAGCCTCTAGGTGACGTTGGGCGCAGTTACCCCCTCCTCCTCTGGTGTACCCCTTCTGGCCTCCTGTGCCCCACGAGAGCTCAGGCCTGTCTCCTCCTGGGCAGGCAGGGCTAGGTCCAAATGCAGGCCCCTGAAGATATCACCTTGGGCACAAGACCTTGAGCCCTGCTCCAGATCTATTAGCAATGAGGACAGGGACATGTCACCCCTCCTTGGCCCTCCTGCCTGTGCGTTTCAGTTTCTCTTGCTGGCTGGCACTAAGGGGGTGGGACAGAAATGGAGGAGTAACATCAGGTAGCAGTTAGGACTAACCCACTAAGCTGCTTTGCAAGGTCTGTTCCCAAACTGGGAGCCTTTGCTGGGTTTGACTCCCTGCCTCAGAGCTGGGTGGAGTTCAAGATGCTTGCCATTCAGACAGGGAGGCCACAGCTGGTAGTGGGTTTCCACCtgctgctgtgtgacctggggcttATGCATCACTTTGGTGCTCAGTTTTCTGTCTCATAAGTGAGGGGGATGAGCTTGACTCAGTTCAGTAGATCAGATAGTGTGGCTGGGATAGAGGGCCATGGGATCTGAAGAGGGCATAGTGAATCCTTGGCGGGATGTGAGAGCAGTGCAGGTCTTCAAGTCACGGAGACAAGACTTATGGGATGGGTAGGATGTCTGGGGTAGAATATGGGGTAGACCActccaggcaggaggaagagcatgAACCagactggagaaagaacaggcGTGGCTGGGGTCGTGGGCTAATCCTGGCACAGGATTGGTAAGAAAATGGGAGCTATGGAGGGATCTAGAGCTGGGGAGGAGTCAGTTCACATTCATGCCTTGATGATTCCAGTTCTACCCCCTAGATTCATGCAGTCCTTTCTGAGCTCTGTCACTCTGATCTCCAGTAAACAAAGCTcttgatacatttttataatacagTTATTGAAATATAACTCACATATAACTCAACTATTTGAAGTATACAATTCGAtaggttttagtatattcactgTCTTGTATGTACAATCACCACtatctagaacatttccatcaccccaaagagAAAGGTCATACCTGTGAGTAGCTAATCGCCATCTCTGTCTCCCGCATCCCCGGCCACCACAAATCTGTTTTCtgtgtctatggatttgcctcttGTGGACATTTCCGGGAAATGGAGTCGTGGGGACATGTGGTCTGAGCAGCTTCTTCACTtagtgtgttttttcttttttaatttttttttttttaagattttatttatttattcacaaaagcagagagagaggcagagacacaggcagagggagaagcaggctccatgcagggagcccaacatgggacttgatcctgggactccaggatcacgccccgggccaaaggcaggtgctgaagcgctgagccacccaggcatccctgcttagTGTGTTTTCTAACTCATCTAGCTCCTTATGGTTTCACTGGAGGCTTCCTGCCTTTCACAGGTAGACATAGAAAAACCCCTAAGAAAATGATATGGTGGGCTCCCTGTCTCAAGGATTTCCtataaaatcagtaagaaaactaaagttagggatgcctgggtgactcagcggttgagcgtctgcctttggctcagggcgtgatctcggggtcctgtgatcaagtcccacatcgggcttccggcatggagcctgcttctccctctgcctgtgtctctgcctttcttgctctctctgtgtctctcatgaataaataaataaaatattaaaaaaaaaagaaaactaaagttcaTAGTTAGCTACTTGACACCTCTGCCTTATGGATTCTGATatcttaacaaatgtttatttaagtGCGCAGGGAAACGGGCCGGATGGCAGGTGGGTGAAGCCAGATTTTCTGGCTAAATGTATGCTCAGTGGGTATAGGAGTTACAGAGGGTGACCAGGGCACAGTCACTCCCCTTTGCTGGGCTAGGGGCTGTTCACAAGCATGTTCGAGAGGCTGCGGGAGCATAGTGGCTTTGATgtgcccaggcagagggagtggacCTAGGAGGTCGGGCCTTAGGACACAGGACCCGGGTGGAGGATGTTAACCTCCCTTAGGCCACTCTGGTCCTACTGCTTGTCAGCAGGCCTCTCAGGCCTCTCTGGGGAGTACTCAGTGCCTCAGGGCATATCCTTCAACTGTGTCCAAAGTGCCTCCAGGGACCAGCAGACAATCCTTGATAACCCCAGGCACCTCCGTTGTCCCTCATGGAGTAAAACTAGAAGAACCGCTGCTGATGGGCCTGATTTCCATGCTGAAAAGCACCGTTTCAGTCTCTCTCCCAGGACAGGCCAATCCAAGAGCACCTGCTGGCCTCCAGAAAAGCTGGAGCCCCAGGCTTTCCTTCTTCTGCATTTCCAAGCAGTGGCCCCAGCAGTCAGGACTTTTTATGCCTCTGTCTGGGAATCCCCCAAGCTCTAATGCATCAGGTTGCTACCCTGATTAGAGCCCATCCcttctccagagaaaaagaactccGGTCTGAGGAAACCCTTTGGTGTCTTGGGTGCTTACAGCCTGTGGGGGTGAGTGGGAACCTGCTGTGTCCGAAGAGCATGTGTTTGGAGGAATCTCTGGTGTCTGGGTGGGAAGGGCCCTTAGTTATATTACTGGATTATCAGGGGCTAGATGGGGAAATGAAGACCCAGAGAGGATCAGTCTGCTTGCCCAAAGGCCTCTTTGGGAAGTGAGGGTTTGGGAACTCTCATGAAGAGCTTTATGCCTTCCCCAGGATGTGTGGATCCCTTCCAGATGGTCCCTCttggagacagagaggcacagacttGCCCCAGTAAATGGCCGGGCAGAGCCAGAGTTATCTGGGAAGGGAGGGGCTAGAGGGAGGGCGGGAGCCTGAGGTTTGGGTCCTTGGCAGTGGCTGCCAGTGCCTATGGGGTCCAGGCACGGAAAGAAAAAGGGGTAGGGGCTGAGCAGGCATGGAAAGAATGTGTAAAAGGCAATAGCTGCCATGTAGAACCAGCCCAGTGTTACCATGTGGCCCAGTGTGACCCAGTCTTCCAATATTCTTTCCAAAAGGAAGCCCAAGTCCCAAACTTGTGTGAAATCTGTCAATATAAATCCATTGGGGACTAGTTCCAAAATGTTTTAGAACACAGTGAAGGCCAAATGCCAaacaaaatgggcagaggacaagGGGCTCGGGGAAGGCCAACTTCCTGGTGAACTCCTATGCATTCGTCAAGACCCCATGCACAGAGACTAtgtccatagtttttttttttttaagattttatttatttattcatagagatgcagagagagagagagagagagaggcagagacacaggcagagggagaagcaggctccatgcagagagcctgatgtgggactccatccagggtctccagatcacgccctgggctgcaggcggcgctaaaccactgcgccaccggggctgcccgagactACGTCCATAGTAACATCTCCCATGATCCTTCCCAGTTAGACTTTGATGTCCTTGCACCTCTTATTATACGACCCTGTAAACCTCCCTCCAGTCCTACCTGATTCATCTCATTACTTAGTGCCCAGCAGGCACAGAGTTGATGTTCAATGAATGTTGAATGTTTATCGAGAAATCcatttatttactgaatattAATTATAGACATTCAAGGATGCTTCGTAGTTAACCTGGGCAGGGTAAGAGAAGGGAACTGGCATTAGTGAGTGCCTGCTATATAGCAGCCCCTTGCTATGCAGGGTCTTGGGTAGAGGACACCATCCAGCTGTGTGGCTCTGCAGGAGGTAGATGCTGAAGACGTACCCTGAGGACACAGCTCACCTGAAGGTGTGGCATCAGCAGATGCCTGGAATACCTTTTTGGGAAGTTAAATCGTCCAGGATTTACTCCCTACTCCCTACTCCCACTTCACTGCCCAGTAGAGTCCACTGCCCCACCCACTGTCCAGACTTGGGGGTGGCATCTGTTAGGTGTCCATTCTCTGCTGCAGCCAGGTGCCTCCCCTGTTCCCTGCCGGCTCCTGCTCAGGCCCACTCCCCCCACCTGTGCCTGCTGGGTGACTCTTCTGTCACCTGATCTTCCCTATTGGGTGGTGTCTCCTTTCAAGTGTCCTTTCCCAGAACAGCCCGTCCTGACTCTCCCAGGACACAGGCTCTCAGCTCTGCCGTCCTGGGTCCTTCAACATCCTGGCCTGGCGTCTCCATTTGGGTCAGAATGCCTTCCTCCCGGTAGTGCTGTGGGGGTTTTGGGGagtgtgggggtggaggaaggtctctgtttctttttttttttttttaagattttatttatttattcatgagagacacacacagagagagaggtagagacacaggcagacggagaagcaggctccatgcagggagcccgacgtgggactcaattctgggtctccaggatcacaccctgggctgaaggtggcgctaaaccgctgagccaccaaggctgcccaagGTCTCTGTTTCAATCCCATTTCCCCGTTCTAGAGTTCCCCCATTGTTGTCCTGAACTTATGTCCACCCCTTCTAGTGGATGATGGGATGTTGGGGGCTCAAGGGGGTTGGGAACACCAGGAAAGGACAGGCCACCTGCACATCTGGCCAGCTGACTTGGGGGCAGCTTGCAAAAACTTCCTTgctttcaaaaaatggaaaaaacgcaagtgttggtgaggatgtggagaagtggGACCTTCCCACACAGCTGGCCGAATGTAAAGTagggcagctgctgtggaaaacggTTTGGTGGTTCCTCAGACAGTTACACACAGTCACCATGTGACCTGGCAGCTGCTCCCAGAGGTGTACACCCAACCAAAAGCACGAGAGCAGGTGATGAGACAATCAGGCAGATCCTCATACACAGATGTTCGGCAGCACTAGTCACactagccaaaaggtggaaacagctCAGATGCCCATCGTGGCATATCCACACAtgggaatagtattcagccatgaaaaggaatggagCACTGACTCACTAGagcatggatgagccttgaagacGTGACGCTAGGTAACAGAAGCGAAcacaaatgattccatttattcacaatgtccagaaaaggcaaatccgtGGAGATAGAAAGCAGATGGTGGTCACCAGGGGCTAAGGGCAAGGGAAGAGGGAATTGGGGAGTGACCGTTAATGGCtatggagtttcttttggggtgatgaaaatgctgtggaactaaaaaaaaaaaaaatgttgtggaaCTAGACAAAGGTGGTGACCGCAcagcattgtgaatgtactaaaaagcTGCTggattgtatatttttaaatggtcgattttaagtgtatattattatagttttggtttctttgttttttctttttgtttaaaaaaaagaaaaacaccttgctgtgagaaagggagagaggatagGGTTTGGGTCTGGCCTGGGGCAGTGACTTAGCATGCTAGGATCCATCTGCGTGACCTGCATGGAAGAGAAATGCTCTGCATCTGCACACCTGCTGGGATGTTACATGCCCACCCACCCcattccaccccaccccaccccaccccacccccgctcccacAGACTGCCAGTGCACAGTGCCCTTAGCCACTGGGGAGGAGAGGGCTTGACCAGAGGGCCAGTAACAAATGGGAAAACATATGTGACTTTAATGTCAgatgaaaagggaagaaaaaaattgtacttaAGCTCTGATTTTAACAACTTTGGCCAAAGTAgcaatggtcttttttttttttttttaagattttacttatttatccatgagagacacagagaggcagagacacaaggcagagggagaagcaggctccatgcagagaacccagtgtgggactcgaacccgggaccccaggatcatgccctgggctgaaggcggcgctaaactgctgagccacccgggctgcccaagcaaTGGTCTTATTAGCAGTGGGCTTAGTAAGAATATCAGAAGAGAATGTAGGCAAAAGAAAGCAGATTTATGAGGGTGGCAGCATGTGAGTCGTGCTGTTTCTTCTCCTTGGAGTCCTTGTCCTGTTATTTGTAATAAGATCCCGAGGCAGGTGGGGAGGCACCAGGACTGCAGGTCTGGCTATTGAGAAGGCGAACAATGAACAGGTGGCCCGTGGCTTTCATCTCCAGAGGGACGCTGACTGCACAGAACGTGAGCACAGGCCGCCTTCGACTTCTTAAAATAGCGCCCTCGGCAAGCTGCAAAGGCCCCGGGAGGGTGGGAAATTTGGGCTGTGGCAGAATGTGGAGTGGGTGCCGGTGGTGGCCGCCAGGAATTCATTAGCAGCATCTCTGCCTCCTCCAGACGGAGCCAGGCGGGGAGGAAAGCATCTCCGAGGCAGAGAAGGTGGCCATGGATCTCAAGGACCCCAACCGCCCCCGGTTCACGCTGCAGGAGCTGCGGGACGTACTCCATGAGAGGAATGAACTCAAGTCCAAAGTGTTTTTGTTGCAGGAGGAGCTGGCGTACTATAAGAGGTGAGTGTCTGGGAGCTCCCAGGCTGGCTCCTTTCTGGGGTTGTACGAAGTCTTGGGAAGACAAGGATTGCATCTGTCTCCATTCTGGGGCTCCTGTCTGGCCTGAAGTACTTGGACACACGTTCTCAGTCCCTTTCTGAAACTCTTAGGTTCAGGTGCGTTTTATAATTCAGAACTTCCCGGCCGTTAGGAAGGAATCGTCCACAGACTGCGCATACGTGATATACACCACTATGGTCCGGGGCAACTCCCCCAAATCaaacatgttaatatttttacagtGAGAGATGTGAATATTCATACCAAATAGGATAACCATTACAATCAGGCTCAGGAAAGTTCATTTCAGGTTTTGCCACCAAATGAATGAccaaaaatgaattttcatttttagagctTTTTGGATTTTAGAATTGCAGATAAGAGATGGTAGAGCTGTACAGCCTTAGTGTGTGTTCATTCAGCCCACGGCCAGTGAGCTCCTTGCATTTATTAGAGTTGCACTGTCtgatatggtagccactagctgtgtggctatttacatttatataagttaaaataaagttcaaaatccaattatgggatgcctgggtggctcagcagttgagtacctgccttcggtccagggcatgatcctggggtcctgggatcaaatcctgcatcaggctccatgcatggagcctgcttctctctctgcttgtgtctctgcctctctctatatatatatctctcatgaataaataaataaaatctttaaataaagattaataaataaaatccagttcCTCAGGTGTACTCACTACATACTCATTCAGCTTCATACACACTACCCCTATTGTTGGTTTCTCAAGACATACCACACTTGtttctacctcaggacctttCCACATGCTGGTCCTGTAGCTG is a genomic window of Vulpes vulpes isolate BD-2025 chromosome 10, VulVul3, whole genome shotgun sequence containing:
- the RILPL1 gene encoding RILP-like protein 1 isoform X6 gives rise to the protein MSERERQVMKKLKEVVDKQRDEIRAKDRELGLKNEDVEALQQQQTRLMKINHDLRHRVTVVEAQGKALIEQKVELEADLQTKEQEMGSLRAELGKLRERLQGELSQNGEEEPQTEPGGEESISEAEKVAMDLKDPNRPRFTLQELRDVLHERNELKSKVFLLQEELAYYKSEEIEEENRIPQPPPVVHPRMSPQPESGIKRLFSFFSRDKKRLANTQRNVHIQESFGQWANSHRDDSYTEQGQEALQHL